From one uncultured Paludibacter sp. genomic stretch:
- a CDS encoding conserved exported hypothetical protein (Evidence 4 : Unknown function but conserved in other organisms), whose protein sequence is MKNKNYKNFWVLFLGLSVVLSLFSSCKEKDDEGLNTPITISKVYLEDAQSSVPDREVTFARLGQTIRLEGSGFLGIKQVYINGYSNTFNLVYITDNSMLISISNNVPTTDAPEDVRNTVRLVKSESNDIIYSFEIRASAPTITSISHTMPQAGDSITIYGTGLQGVTSVTFPGNVTVTEGIISDDENGEFCKVVVPAGVSDDGGSLLVIGANGGAYSPACFNFKKGLFQNFDDVNNYSWASGIDDAGTPLTAVIPSGTANGVPQSQGGYQCFNAAGEDISANADKRYWTNSSTWPSSMLSVIPGSTATTNCGIQMDIYVEGEWNSGVIRMVMADGSGTDRYCMLYRPWYKDNTVVPFQNPGCWYTITLPFSDSEDYKGKTFADVVTSMVNASYKQSGPWFHNIGVTDVVEPVATNVKIYFDNLRVVPLNTPAYSDFPEDDNE, encoded by the coding sequence ATGAAAAATAAAAATTATAAAAATTTTTGGGTTTTATTCTTAGGACTGTCTGTTGTTCTATCCCTATTTAGCTCTTGTAAAGAAAAGGACGATGAAGGACTTAATACGCCCATAACTATTTCGAAAGTTTATTTAGAAGATGCTCAGTCTTCCGTTCCCGACAGGGAAGTTACATTTGCCCGTCTTGGACAAACTATACGCCTCGAAGGTTCCGGTTTTCTCGGAATAAAACAGGTTTATATCAATGGTTACAGTAACACTTTTAATTTGGTGTACATAACAGATAATTCGATGCTGATATCCATTTCGAATAATGTGCCTACTACCGATGCACCTGAAGATGTACGTAACACTGTTCGTTTGGTAAAAAGTGAAAGTAATGATATTATTTATTCTTTTGAAATCAGAGCTTCCGCTCCAACCATTACAAGTATTTCGCATACTATGCCGCAAGCGGGCGATAGCATTACTATTTACGGAACAGGATTACAAGGCGTTACCAGTGTAACTTTTCCGGGGAATGTGACGGTAACTGAAGGTATTATTTCCGACGATGAAAATGGGGAGTTTTGTAAAGTTGTTGTACCTGCCGGAGTATCTGATGACGGAGGTTCTCTTCTGGTTATAGGAGCCAATGGAGGTGCTTATTCTCCTGCTTGTTTCAATTTCAAAAAAGGATTGTTTCAGAATTTCGATGATGTAAATAATTACTCATGGGCTTCGGGAATTGATGATGCCGGTACTCCTTTAACTGCTGTAATACCCTCCGGTACCGCCAACGGTGTACCTCAATCTCAGGGAGGTTATCAATGTTTTAACGCTGCAGGAGAGGATATTTCCGCTAATGCCGATAAACGTTATTGGACAAACAGTTCGACATGGCCTTCTTCCATGTTATCAGTAATTCCCGGAAGTACTGCTACTACTAATTGTGGAATACAAATGGACATTTATGTGGAAGGCGAATGGAATTCGGGAGTCATACGTATGGTTATGGCAGATGGTTCCGGAACAGACAGATATTGCATGCTTTATCGTCCTTGGTACAAAGATAATACTGTTGTGCCTTTTCAAAATCCAGGATGTTGGTATACCATAACATTGCCTTTTAGCGACAGCGAAGATTATAAAGGAAAAACTTTTGCCGATGTGGTTACTTCTATGGTAAATGCATCTTATAAACAATCGGGCCCGTGGTTTCATAATATTGGAGTAACTGATGTTGTAGAACCGGTCGCTACTAATGTGAAGATATATTTTGACAATCTTCGGGTGGTACCACTGAATACGCCTGCTTACAGCGATTTTCCAGAAGATGATAATGAATAA
- a CDS encoding Beta-1,4-xylanase translates to MNLNIKKTILIFSVCCSMLVSLNSCYDDKMKWGRDPSYGEVTVAELPLALSEKISRYDFLLAYLDETTNPGFKLGVGIDPTLYMTDDTYKNIVDKNFNDITFGNEMKHRFIVGSDGQINTSNVDGYINALNSAGLSVYGHTLVWHKNQNASYLNGLIAPTIIPGPAGSNLLDLTGLQDGSFSGGWNKLNPGAGISVVDGEGLSSTAKAVKMVSSSSSSNEWDLQLESPSITVVSGHTYQISFYIKSDKTGSGRISFDSGVSNRWPWKDWYGTGNASASFATTSQWQQVKFTVDDFTGTTFKMYFDLGKLPDVTYYIDVDNIIVTDLDAAPVEVNYVENGDFEKGDLTGWSKLNVGAGTEVTNTEKFSGSYSVKMTSSSSSANAWDLQLESSQMSLDASKTYTFSFYVKSDVAGKGRVSFPGGINGNQYPWMNWTGSGASEAFTTSAGTWTLISVDLTNTSNVKLSFDMGYLPNVTYYIDDIKVVEKTAAQNSKSKKVKSKPYRAGPVIIEKTDEEKAQIIGDAMKSFITQMVNHFKGKVHAWEVVNEPMKEGGSLRDGNVTDASDDDFYWVKYLGKDYAVTAFKLVRELDPSVKLFINDYNLESSPAKLDGLIEYVGYIESKGAVVDGIGTQMHITLASTDTANVASMFKKLAATGKLIKITELDVRLGTNSPTADQLIAQGDMYRLVLDMYMKYIPAAQRYGVTVWCVSDNEKEHEYWLPDESPNLWNINYERKPAYKGFADGLAGKDVSLDFSGELIY, encoded by the coding sequence ATGAATTTGAATATAAAAAAAACAATATTGATTTTTTCGGTTTGTTGTTCAATGCTTGTTAGTTTGAACTCCTGTTATGATGATAAAATGAAATGGGGAAGGGATCCTTCTTATGGTGAGGTTACCGTTGCAGAACTTCCCTTAGCTTTGTCTGAAAAAATAAGTCGTTACGACTTTCTATTAGCTTATTTGGATGAAACTACAAATCCCGGCTTTAAACTTGGTGTAGGGATTGATCCCACTCTGTATATGACAGATGACACATATAAAAATATTGTTGATAAAAATTTCAATGATATTACCTTTGGCAATGAAATGAAGCACCGTTTTATTGTTGGTTCGGACGGACAGATAAATACATCAAATGTTGATGGTTATATTAATGCACTGAATAGCGCCGGATTAAGTGTTTACGGACATACTTTAGTATGGCATAAGAACCAAAATGCCAGCTATTTGAATGGATTGATTGCTCCAACTATAATACCCGGTCCGGCTGGCAGTAATTTGTTGGATTTGACTGGTTTGCAGGACGGTTCTTTTTCCGGAGGTTGGAATAAGCTTAATCCCGGAGCCGGAATTTCGGTAGTAGATGGAGAAGGATTATCTAGCACAGCCAAAGCAGTAAAGATGGTGTCATCATCTTCTTCTTCCAATGAGTGGGATTTACAATTGGAAAGCCCAAGCATTACAGTAGTAAGCGGACATACTTACCAAATTTCTTTCTATATCAAATCAGATAAAACGGGTAGTGGACGTATTTCCTTCGATTCAGGTGTAAGTAACAGATGGCCTTGGAAGGACTGGTACGGCACAGGAAATGCAAGTGCCTCTTTTGCAACTACTTCTCAATGGCAACAAGTAAAGTTTACAGTAGATGATTTTACAGGAACTACCTTTAAAATGTATTTTGATTTAGGAAAACTACCCGACGTTACTTACTACATCGATGTAGATAATATTATTGTTACCGATTTGGATGCTGCGCCCGTAGAAGTGAATTATGTAGAAAATGGCGACTTTGAGAAAGGAGACCTTACAGGTTGGAGTAAACTTAACGTAGGAGCCGGTACCGAAGTTACCAATACAGAAAAATTTTCAGGCTCGTATTCAGTTAAAATGACATCAAGTTCATCATCTGCGAATGCATGGGACTTACAGTTGGAAAGTTCTCAAATGTCGCTGGATGCATCTAAAACCTATACCTTCTCGTTCTATGTTAAATCAGATGTAGCCGGGAAAGGACGTGTTTCATTCCCGGGCGGGATAAATGGAAATCAATATCCGTGGATGAACTGGACAGGAAGTGGCGCCAGCGAAGCTTTTACAACCTCGGCAGGAACGTGGACTTTAATATCCGTCGATTTAACAAATACATCCAATGTAAAATTGAGTTTTGATATGGGTTATTTACCCAATGTTACCTATTATATAGACGATATAAAGGTAGTGGAAAAAACAGCGGCTCAAAATTCCAAATCTAAAAAAGTTAAGTCTAAACCATATCGTGCAGGACCTGTTATCATCGAAAAAACCGATGAAGAAAAAGCCCAAATCATAGGTGATGCTATGAAAAGTTTCATTACTCAAATGGTTAATCATTTTAAGGGTAAAGTTCACGCTTGGGAGGTGGTAAATGAACCAATGAAGGAAGGCGGTTCACTTCGCGACGGCAATGTAACAGATGCCTCCGACGATGATTTTTATTGGGTAAAATATCTTGGTAAGGATTACGCTGTTACGGCGTTCAAACTTGTGCGTGAGCTCGATCCTTCTGTTAAACTGTTTATTAACGATTATAATCTTGAAAGCAGTCCTGCAAAATTAGACGGTTTAATTGAATATGTTGGATATATTGAAAGTAAAGGGGCGGTGGTTGACGGTATCGGTACTCAGATGCATATAACATTAGCTTCGACCGATACAGCCAATGTAGCATCAATGTTCAAAAAACTGGCTGCCACTGGCAAGTTGATTAAAATTACAGAGTTGGATGTCAGATTAGGAACAAACTCACCAACAGCTGATCAATTGATAGCCCAGGGTGATATGTATCGTCTTGTATTAGATATGTATATGAAATATATTCCTGCGGCTCAACGTTACGGAGTAACTGTATGGTGTGTTTCTGACAACGAAAAAGAACATGAATATTGGTTGCCTGATGAATCCCCCAACTTATGGAATATAAATTACGAACGTAAGCCGGCTTACAAAGGATTTGCTGATGGGTTAGCCGGTAAAGATGTAAGTTTGGACTTTTCAGGTGAACTGATATATTAA
- a CDS encoding SusC/RagA family TonB-linked outer membrane protein: MKNVKFFKSTLLLLLFMIVPGWVFSQTIIRGTVTDTSNETLVGVSVMEFGTNNGTVTNIEGKYELKVSNPNATLNFSYVGYKSKTVQVSGQQVINVILESDVVGIDEVVVVGYGTQRRSDVTGAISSVNAETLKEVQAANMTQALQGRVAGVNISQTSTRPGASTQVRIRGSRSLNATNDPLIVVDGIPFAGSINDIVPADIKSIDILKDASATAIYGSRAANGVILVSTYRGLVTNKPQLTYTGSYGIKTVAEQYEVFNAEEFVKFRDAAGWTQYLPQELDMMKLGRETDWQKLLYKTGYVTEHNLKVTNGTEKGRYSFGLGYYDETTVLPGQDYQRFSIRLAVDQDINKWLKAGLTSQNSYGITNGEGASMMYQMLTMSPLAPVYNSADVYPYNNDGSVYMQPIYPNDDYYNPLLVYDQDSWIQRRKRFTTFNSLYGELLFTDWLKYRMNVGVTYTMSDYGHFYGSETPFRNGTISEARRQFNPSLTWTWENMLQYDKAFGIHKINAVAMYSAEENESSQFRANALDMAADFMQYYNLGYYKEGTGNITIPSGDQWYSRRALLSLMGRVNYAYDNRYMLTGTVRRDGSSVLAKGHNWHTYFAASAGWNIIKEAFMQNQSVFSNLKLRAGFGQTASQGINPYSTLGSLAQNKYNFGDTKAFGYYVQNLPNTTLSWEPTDTWNIGLDFSIFHETLSGSVEWYRQHTFDLLYQKSLPPTAGVTGSVWVNDAETENKGMEFTLTANVFKAKKQGDFSWSLDANLTFNKNKILSLSGGRTIDESGGFFVGQPIDVIYGYEKIGIWQLDEKKEAEKYGFEPGQVKIRDYSGPEGKPDSVINEYDRHVYGKFAPDFEGGLTSRMEYKNFDLTVVSFFRVGGTLVSQIHQGNSYLNPLQGRRNQIKVDYWTPTNPTNEYPAPDASNDQPAGTYSNTLGFYDAGFLKIRSINLGYTIPKKLLKNYGVSDLRVYATVQNPFVFFSDYMKRGGGVDPEATNYASSGYTGGNGGIQDRQLVVGLNTPPTRNYILGLSITF, translated from the coding sequence ATGAAAAACGTAAAATTTTTTAAATCTACATTGCTTTTATTGTTGTTTATGATTGTCCCTGGTTGGGTTTTTTCACAAACAATAATAAGAGGAACTGTGACGGATACCTCTAACGAAACATTAGTTGGTGTCAGTGTTATGGAATTCGGTACAAATAACGGTACCGTTACAAATATCGAAGGAAAATATGAGTTGAAAGTTTCCAATCCCAACGCTACACTCAATTTTTCTTACGTTGGATACAAAAGTAAAACTGTTCAAGTTAGTGGACAGCAAGTAATCAACGTAATATTAGAATCGGATGTAGTAGGGATAGACGAAGTTGTAGTAGTTGGTTACGGAACACAACGACGCAGCGATGTAACCGGAGCTATTAGTTCTGTTAACGCGGAAACTTTGAAAGAGGTACAAGCGGCTAATATGACACAGGCTTTGCAGGGACGTGTAGCTGGTGTAAATATATCACAAACATCCACGCGACCCGGTGCAAGTACTCAGGTTAGAATAAGGGGAAGTCGTTCGTTGAATGCTACTAACGACCCTTTAATTGTTGTTGACGGAATTCCTTTTGCAGGATCGATTAACGACATTGTTCCTGCTGATATTAAAAGTATCGATATCCTGAAAGATGCTTCCGCTACTGCTATTTACGGTTCGCGTGCAGCAAACGGCGTTATATTGGTTTCCACATATCGAGGTTTGGTTACAAACAAACCGCAACTTACGTATACCGGTTCGTATGGTATTAAAACAGTGGCAGAGCAATACGAAGTATTCAACGCAGAAGAATTTGTGAAATTTAGAGATGCAGCAGGTTGGACACAATACTTGCCACAGGAGTTGGATATGATGAAACTGGGAAGAGAAACCGATTGGCAAAAGTTATTATACAAAACCGGTTATGTAACAGAACATAACTTAAAGGTTACAAATGGTACCGAAAAAGGAAGATATTCATTTGGGCTTGGTTATTATGACGAAACAACTGTATTACCAGGGCAAGACTATCAACGTTTTTCTATACGTTTGGCAGTAGATCAGGATATTAATAAATGGTTGAAAGCTGGATTAACCTCTCAAAACAGTTATGGTATCACTAATGGAGAAGGTGCAAGTATGATGTATCAAATGCTGACTATGTCTCCTTTAGCTCCTGTTTATAATTCAGCAGACGTTTATCCGTATAATAATGATGGAAGCGTTTATATGCAACCCATTTATCCCAATGATGACTATTACAATCCATTACTGGTATATGATCAAGATTCATGGATTCAGCGCAGAAAACGTTTTACTACCTTCAATTCATTGTATGGTGAGTTGCTTTTTACAGACTGGCTAAAATACCGTATGAATGTCGGCGTAACTTATACTATGAGCGACTATGGACATTTTTATGGATCTGAAACTCCTTTCCGAAATGGAACTATATCGGAAGCTCGTCGTCAATTTAATCCTTCTTTAACTTGGACATGGGAAAACATGTTACAATACGACAAGGCATTTGGTATTCATAAAATCAATGCAGTTGCTATGTATTCAGCAGAGGAAAATGAGTCAAGTCAATTCAGGGCAAATGCACTGGATATGGCAGCCGATTTTATGCAATATTATAATCTTGGTTATTATAAAGAAGGTACCGGAAATATTACCATTCCTTCGGGAGACCAATGGTACAGTCGCCGTGCGTTGCTTTCGCTTATGGGACGTGTAAATTATGCTTATGATAATCGTTATATGCTTACAGGTACAGTTCGTCGCGATGGTTCATCTGTACTTGCAAAGGGTCATAATTGGCATACTTATTTTGCTGCTTCTGCAGGATGGAATATTATAAAAGAAGCTTTCATGCAAAATCAAAGTGTTTTCAGTAATTTGAAATTGCGCGCCGGTTTCGGACAAACTGCGTCTCAAGGAATTAACCCTTACAGCACTTTAGGAAGCCTCGCACAAAACAAATATAATTTTGGCGACACAAAAGCTTTTGGTTACTATGTACAAAATTTACCTAATACTACTTTAAGTTGGGAACCAACTGACACGTGGAATATTGGCTTGGATTTTTCTATTTTCCATGAAACTTTGTCCGGTAGTGTTGAATGGTATCGCCAACACACGTTCGATTTATTATATCAAAAAAGTCTTCCTCCAACAGCTGGTGTAACCGGTAGTGTATGGGTAAACGATGCCGAAACCGAAAACAAAGGTATGGAGTTCACGCTTACCGCAAACGTATTCAAAGCTAAAAAACAAGGAGATTTCAGTTGGTCGTTAGACGCTAACTTGACATTTAATAAAAATAAAATTTTATCGCTTAGCGGCGGTCGTACAATAGACGAAAGCGGCGGTTTCTTTGTAGGACAACCTATTGATGTTATATACGGTTATGAAAAAATCGGTATCTGGCAATTAGATGAAAAAAAGGAAGCTGAAAAATATGGTTTCGAACCGGGACAAGTTAAAATACGTGATTACAGCGGACCTGAGGGAAAACCCGATTCTGTAATAAATGAATATGACCGTCACGTATACGGAAAATTTGCTCCTGATTTCGAAGGAGGACTTACCAGCCGGATGGAATACAAGAATTTCGATCTTACGGTTGTATCATTCTTCCGCGTAGGTGGTACATTGGTTTCACAAATTCATCAGGGAAATTCTTACCTGAACCCGTTACAAGGACGTCGTAACCAGATAAAGGTTGATTATTGGACACCTACAAATCCTACCAACGAATATCCTGCTCCCGATGCAAGCAATGACCAACCGGCAGGAACGTACAGTAATACTTTAGGATTTTATGATGCAGGATTTTTGAAAATCCGTTCCATTAACTTAGGTTATACTATTCCTAAAAAACTGTTGAAAAATTATGGAGTTAGTGACTTACGTGTTTATGCAACCGTTCAAAATCCGTTTGTGTTTTTCTCAGACTATATGAAACGCGGCGGAGGTGTTGATCCTGAAGCCACCAACTATGCAAGTTCGGGTTATACAGGAGGAAACGGCGGTATTCAAGACAGACAATTGGTTGTTGGTTTGAATACACCTCCTACTCGTAATTATATTTTGGGGTTAAGTATAACTTTCTAA
- a CDS encoding putative outer membrane protein (Evidence 3 : Putative function from multiple computational evidences) — translation MKNIKYIYSLILATALVFTSCKDFLDEQPRSNLTPDFFTTTQGIESGLTAAYSGLRYQYGTQSGLSISCVGTDESTKGGDGNEEQINNYGVDLLGAGHFQTPWNRSFPLINTCNGIVDYATGANLALVAEAKFLRAQYYYTLVTTFGGVPLDLGGGKLKFTTSPSTTSVRNTAIEVYEAMVQDLKDAIDGLPQISQIPGRVGKAAAIHYLAKTYLAMACYYDYDYTNEIQNDTLSTASYSNVNPTEAKKYYELALSTAKLLIDNRGSYGVGLLADFADVNETGNEHNIESLFTVEHTSDYTFDESGAGASGGAESGLKENRANFMFTAYYDGPDGDNGLLERTPNVYGRGWRRFVPTKYLLETVFADKVNDTRYYKTFQSLWVCNKSNHVDYEKPAIFMPGVESYGKAQLEVQKVIDLMKTKGSASAKKLIRYSPDYTRNMFPTNLKFMDTNGNGEKPGDSSHRPFIVSKFSETLLIAAEAAFKLGKKAESVEYINELRVRAAKGNVLNTHISGLVNETAAASYMKINEAQLTLDFILDERSRELCNEQLRWFDLVRTNTLIPRLQAGDNKFGTSDDSSYADKAAANVRRYHHLRPIPQGQMDAMTGDNKKTYQNPGY, via the coding sequence ATGAAAAATATTAAATATATATATAGTCTAATTCTTGCAACAGCACTTGTTTTTACAAGTTGTAAGGATTTTTTGGATGAACAACCGCGATCAAACTTGACTCCCGATTTCTTTACCACAACACAAGGTATAGAATCTGGTTTAACTGCAGCTTACTCCGGATTGCGCTATCAATATGGAACACAAAGTGGTTTATCGATATCTTGCGTAGGAACAGATGAATCTACCAAAGGAGGAGATGGTAATGAAGAACAGATAAACAACTATGGTGTAGATTTGTTGGGAGCAGGACACTTCCAAACGCCATGGAATCGTAGTTTTCCACTTATCAATACTTGTAACGGTATTGTTGATTATGCAACAGGTGCGAATTTGGCGTTGGTTGCCGAAGCAAAATTCTTGCGTGCACAATATTATTATACATTGGTAACAACATTTGGCGGAGTTCCTCTTGATTTGGGTGGTGGTAAACTTAAATTTACAACATCGCCAAGTACAACATCTGTACGTAATACTGCCATTGAAGTGTATGAAGCAATGGTTCAGGATTTGAAAGACGCCATCGATGGTTTACCTCAAATTAGTCAAATACCTGGAAGGGTAGGAAAAGCTGCGGCTATTCATTATCTTGCTAAAACTTATTTGGCAATGGCTTGTTACTACGATTACGATTATACCAATGAAATTCAAAATGATACATTGTCAACTGCTTCCTATAGCAATGTGAATCCTACAGAGGCAAAAAAATATTATGAATTAGCTCTTTCTACCGCAAAACTTTTGATTGATAACAGAGGAAGTTACGGTGTGGGGCTTCTTGCCGACTTTGCTGATGTAAATGAAACAGGAAACGAACATAATATAGAATCTTTATTTACAGTTGAACATACTTCCGATTATACATTCGATGAATCAGGAGCGGGAGCAAGTGGTGGAGCTGAAAGCGGGCTGAAAGAAAATCGCGCCAACTTCATGTTTACAGCTTATTATGATGGTCCTGATGGAGACAATGGATTGCTCGAACGTACTCCTAACGTGTATGGTCGCGGCTGGCGCCGTTTCGTGCCCACCAAGTACCTGCTTGAAACAGTTTTTGCAGATAAAGTAAATGATACCCGTTATTACAAAACTTTTCAAAGCCTTTGGGTTTGTAATAAAAGTAATCATGTCGATTATGAAAAACCGGCAATATTTATGCCCGGTGTAGAATCCTATGGTAAAGCTCAACTCGAAGTTCAAAAGGTTATTGACCTTATGAAAACGAAAGGTTCTGCTTCTGCCAAAAAACTTATTCGTTATTCTCCGGACTATACTCGCAATATGTTTCCAACCAATTTAAAATTTATGGATACAAATGGCAATGGAGAAAAACCTGGAGATTCATCACACCGTCCATTTATTGTTTCAAAATTCTCAGAAACATTATTGATTGCAGCTGAAGCCGCATTCAAACTTGGAAAAAAGGCAGAATCGGTGGAATATATAAATGAACTTCGTGTTCGTGCCGCAAAGGGCAACGTATTGAATACGCATATTTCAGGACTTGTAAATGAAACTGCTGCTGCTAGTTATATGAAAATAAATGAAGCGCAACTTACGCTTGACTTTATTCTCGATGAACGTTCTCGCGAATTGTGTAACGAACAATTACGTTGGTTCGATCTTGTAAGAACAAATACTTTAATTCCTCGCTTGCAGGCAGGTGATAATAAATTTGGAACAAGCGATGATTCCAGTTATGCTGACAAAGCTGCTGCAAATGTACGACGCTATCATCATTTACGCCCGATTCCGCAAGGACAAATGGACGCAATGACAGGCGATAATAAGAAAACTTATCAGAATCCTGGTTATTAA
- a CDS encoding hypothetical protein (Evidence 5 : Unknown function), protein MKQKINIIGGIILSLIFSILIFSGCEDYNPMKNGIVDFNGKITGIDKTIAQPGDTVTLTGTELDKVYKIMLSDKTVPVTFMSTATELKFVVPANAPLGDVIVINIFFSGKGLAQKTIELISPPVILALSPVAAQGGTPLKILGSELYKAKKVKIGGVEASFTIVDDKQLTTTVPDGFTGGYVEIITATGAVVTSPSALIYGTEILITDFDNSSNYYSSLSSNGNMDGDKEESEAMPRGKYWTFTITDNNTSWGGNVDFYLKNLPTGFDNSKISLSLDMKLSAPLNVNVMVQGPANVYGKTSSYNAGWQTITLPFSEMGTGYGSGDPIGNVEPFNTLTAVKIQPPAGASDGNFGKTVSIDNIKFIIAN, encoded by the coding sequence ATGAAACAGAAAATAAATATAATAGGAGGGATTATATTGAGTTTAATATTTTCCATCTTAATATTTTCCGGTTGCGAAGATTATAATCCAATGAAAAACGGAATTGTTGATTTCAATGGAAAAATAACCGGAATAGATAAAACTATTGCCCAACCGGGAGATACGGTAACCCTAACCGGCACCGAACTTGATAAGGTTTACAAAATTATGTTAAGTGATAAAACTGTACCCGTGACGTTTATGAGTACGGCAACAGAATTAAAATTTGTTGTTCCTGCCAATGCTCCTCTGGGAGATGTGATTGTCATTAATATCTTCTTTTCAGGAAAAGGACTGGCTCAAAAAACGATTGAATTGATATCTCCGCCGGTAATATTGGCTTTGTCACCAGTTGCTGCACAAGGTGGTACACCTTTAAAGATTTTGGGTAGCGAGTTGTATAAAGCAAAGAAAGTGAAAATTGGAGGAGTAGAGGCAAGTTTTACTATTGTTGATGACAAACAGCTTACTACTACAGTTCCCGATGGTTTTACAGGTGGCTATGTTGAAATTATTACAGCTACGGGAGCAGTTGTAACCAGCCCTTCAGCGCTTATTTATGGTACAGAAATCTTGATAACCGACTTCGATAACAGCAGTAATTATTACAGCAGCCTTAGTAGTAACGGAAACATGGATGGAGACAAGGAAGAGAGTGAAGCTATGCCACGCGGGAAATATTGGACATTTACAATTACCGATAATAATACAAGTTGGGGTGGAAATGTCGATTTCTATTTGAAAAACTTACCAACAGGTTTTGATAACTCTAAAATTAGTCTGTCGCTCGATATGAAGTTGAGCGCTCCGCTGAATGTAAATGTAATGGTACAAGGACCTGCCAATGTATATGGAAAAACATCGTCATATAATGCGGGTTGGCAAACAATTACTTTACCTTTCTCAGAAATGGGTACAGGTTATGGTAGTGGTGACCCGATTGGGAATGTTGAACCTTTCAATACACTGACGGCAGTGAAAATACAACCGCCTGCAGGCGCTTCTGATGGTAATTTTGGAAAAACTGTTTCCATAGATAACATTAAGTTCATTATAGCAAATTAA